In one window of Microbacterium sp. PM5 DNA:
- a CDS encoding LssY C-terminal domain-containing protein: MSRTRSSRRWSIGVAIDQFFFVFAGLAAIWLAYLGFTESLTVGWWGILGFLLFWLLLAYLVLPRLHRILTTIYVPDYFIGRARTSDGLLGDPVNLAFLGEGAQIERAMRASGWTKADPVTFASSWRIVTSTLRRRSYHEAPVSPLFLFGRQQDFAYQQEVDGNPAQRHHVRFWKCPDGWLLPGGRRVDWLAAGTFDTSVGLSLFTLQVTHRIDADTDVERDHIVATLRAGEPAVRVDVIADFSTGYHARNGGGDSIRTDGDLPVVDVRGVHVSEEAVV, translated from the coding sequence ATGAGCCGGACCCGGTCTTCGCGCAGATGGTCGATCGGCGTCGCGATCGACCAGTTCTTCTTCGTCTTCGCGGGCCTGGCGGCCATCTGGCTCGCCTATCTGGGCTTCACCGAGAGCTTGACGGTCGGATGGTGGGGCATTCTCGGCTTCCTGCTGTTCTGGTTGCTGCTGGCCTACCTCGTCCTGCCCCGACTGCATCGGATCCTCACGACGATCTACGTGCCCGACTACTTCATCGGACGTGCGCGCACGAGTGACGGCCTTCTCGGCGATCCGGTCAACCTCGCCTTTCTGGGAGAGGGCGCGCAGATCGAGCGAGCGATGCGGGCATCGGGGTGGACGAAGGCAGATCCCGTCACCTTCGCGTCGTCGTGGCGCATCGTGACCTCGACCCTGCGCCGCCGCAGCTATCACGAGGCTCCGGTGAGCCCCCTGTTCCTCTTCGGTCGCCAACAGGACTTCGCCTACCAGCAGGAGGTCGACGGCAACCCGGCGCAGCGCCACCACGTGCGCTTCTGGAAGTGCCCGGACGGCTGGCTGCTGCCGGGAGGCCGGCGCGTCGACTGGTTGGCTGCGGGCACGTTCGACACCTCGGTGGGCCTGTCGCTGTTCACCCTGCAGGTCACCCACCGCATCGACGCCGACACCGACGTCGAGCGCGATCACATCGTCGCGACCCTCCGCGCCGGAGAGCCCGCCGTGCGCGTGGACGTGATCGCCGACTTCTCCACCGGGTACCACGCCCGCAACGGCGGCGGCGACAGCATCCGCACCGACGGTGACCTGCCCGTGGTCGACGTGCGCGGGGTGCACGTCTCCGAGGAGGCCGTGGTATGA
- a CDS encoding enoyl-CoA hydratase/isomerase family protein — protein MSDAAEPTVLVRTVRGVGHLTLNRPRAINALDLGMIEIISAALDRWEHDADIEVVLLDGAGERGLCAGGDVRSLREWILAGRVEETAHFFRAEYALNLRIATYAKPVVVVADGVTMGGGIGLAGHAAVRVVTERSRLAMPETRIGFTPDVGGSWLLAHAPGRLGEYLALTGESMDAADALAAGFADALVPSERIGDLRAALADRADPATPAEIVLLFDETPGPSRLVAARSWIDDAFAADTVAEIIARLRERPEPDAVATADALSTLAPTALTVTLAAVRAARRLPDLRAALAQEYGLVLWFAQTQPDLPEGIRAQLVDKDRDPHWHPAAFDDLEDGLEQRALAWEPPLALWEP, from the coding sequence GTGAGCGATGCCGCCGAACCCACCGTGCTGGTCCGCACCGTCCGGGGAGTGGGCCACCTGACCCTGAACCGTCCACGGGCCATCAACGCACTCGACCTGGGCATGATCGAGATCATCTCGGCTGCCCTGGATCGCTGGGAGCACGACGCCGACATCGAGGTGGTGCTCCTCGACGGCGCGGGCGAGCGCGGCCTGTGCGCCGGGGGAGACGTGCGGAGCCTTCGCGAGTGGATCCTCGCGGGACGCGTCGAGGAGACGGCGCACTTCTTCCGCGCCGAGTACGCCCTGAATCTCCGGATCGCCACGTATGCGAAACCGGTCGTCGTCGTCGCCGACGGCGTGACGATGGGCGGCGGCATCGGGCTGGCCGGCCATGCGGCGGTCCGCGTCGTCACCGAGCGCTCGCGGCTGGCCATGCCCGAGACGCGCATCGGCTTCACCCCGGACGTCGGCGGCTCGTGGCTGCTTGCGCACGCGCCCGGACGGCTCGGCGAGTATCTCGCGCTCACCGGTGAGTCGATGGATGCCGCGGACGCCCTCGCCGCCGGCTTCGCCGATGCGCTGGTGCCGAGCGAGCGGATCGGAGACCTCCGCGCCGCGCTCGCCGATCGTGCCGATCCGGCGACCCCGGCCGAGATCGTGCTGCTGTTCGACGAGACGCCGGGGCCGTCGCGGCTCGTCGCAGCCCGTTCGTGGATCGACGATGCCTTCGCCGCCGACACCGTCGCTGAGATCATCGCGCGGCTGCGTGAGCGGCCCGAGCCGGATGCCGTCGCCACCGCCGACGCGCTCTCGACACTCGCGCCGACCGCGCTGACCGTGACGCTCGCCGCCGTGCGCGCTGCCCGGCGGCTGCCGGATCTCCGCGCCGCGCTCGCGCAGGAGTACGGGCTCGTGCTGTGGTTCGCCCAGACCCAGCCCGACCTGCCCGAGGGCATTCGCGCGCAGCTGGTCGACAAGGACCGCGACCCGCACTGGCATCCGGCCGCGTTCGACGACCTCGAGGATGGGCTGGAACAGCGGGCGCTCGCGTGGGAGCCGCCGCTGGCGCTGTGGGAACCGTGA
- a CDS encoding ATP-binding cassette domain-containing protein, which produces MPEGHLLEFRGVTKTFGAIRAVDDFTARVEPGRVTGFLGPNGAGKTTSLRILLALVRATSGTATIGGRRYSELRHPLQTVGAALEASSFHPGRTAAGHLTVAAHAAGLPRARVDDVLGLVGLADAAGRKVGGFSLGMRQRLSLAYTLLGDPGVLVLDEPANGLDPEGIKWLRGFLGQLAGEGRTVLVSSHMLAEVQQTVSALLVISRGRLVYEGDIGDLVAADDVATIIDAPDRTALANALDAAGIAYTPLRSGFSVRGAEPARLGAIAAAAGVALSHLQRRGPVLEEVFLELVNGTRVQAPAAPASSPVNDLPAPLAAAAAPVTTSPEDPEPGVEDAEYIHAVEDDPNDTVAAEEGDVR; this is translated from the coding sequence ATGCCCGAAGGACACCTCCTCGAGTTCCGTGGGGTCACGAAGACATTCGGCGCGATTCGCGCCGTCGACGACTTCACCGCCCGCGTCGAGCCCGGACGCGTGACGGGATTTCTCGGCCCCAACGGCGCGGGCAAGACGACGTCGTTGCGCATCCTGCTCGCGCTTGTGCGCGCCACCTCCGGCACCGCCACCATCGGCGGCCGGCGGTACTCGGAGCTGCGCCATCCGCTGCAGACCGTCGGCGCCGCACTCGAGGCCTCCAGCTTCCATCCCGGGCGCACCGCCGCCGGTCACCTCACCGTCGCCGCACACGCGGCGGGGCTCCCCCGCGCACGAGTGGACGACGTCCTGGGCCTCGTGGGGCTCGCCGACGCTGCCGGCCGCAAGGTGGGCGGCTTCTCGCTCGGTATGCGACAGCGCCTCAGCCTGGCCTACACGCTGCTCGGAGACCCCGGCGTGCTGGTGCTCGACGAGCCCGCGAACGGTCTGGACCCCGAGGGGATCAAGTGGCTGCGCGGCTTCCTCGGCCAACTGGCCGGCGAAGGACGCACGGTGCTCGTGTCGTCGCACATGCTCGCCGAGGTGCAGCAGACGGTGTCGGCACTGCTGGTCATCTCCCGCGGCCGACTCGTCTACGAGGGCGATATCGGCGACCTCGTCGCCGCGGACGACGTGGCGACGATCATCGATGCCCCCGACCGCACCGCCCTGGCGAATGCTCTCGATGCCGCAGGCATCGCGTACACGCCCCTGCGCTCGGGCTTCTCCGTGCGCGGCGCCGAGCCCGCGCGACTCGGCGCCATCGCCGCGGCCGCGGGAGTCGCCCTGTCGCATCTGCAGCGGCGTGGCCCGGTGCTGGAGGAGGTGTTCCTCGAGCTGGTGAACGGCACGCGTGTCCAGGCGCCGGCGGCGCCGGCGTCATCCCCGGTGAACGACCTCCCCGCGCCGCTCGCGGCCGCTGCCGCGCCCGTCACGACCTCGCCCGAAGACCCGGAGCCGGGCGTCGAGGACGCCGAGTACATCCACGCCGTCGAGGACGACCCGAACGATACGGTCGCCGCCGAGGAAGGAGATGTGCGATGA